The Chitinophagales bacterium genomic interval TGCCAATACTCAACAATGCCCGCGAAGCGGTAAAGCCAATAAAGATACATAGCAACGAAAGCAATAGCACTCTTTCCGATATATTTCTAAAATTTTTCAAAGTAGTAAGAATGTACACGTTTACTTCAACTTAATTTTTGTTCCTGTTTTCGCATAGGCTTTTAATTTAGCAGCCTAGCAATTTACAAAAGTGCATTTTTCTTCTATTACCAACTTTGCAACGCTTGCCAAAGCCATTACTCAGGTAGAAAATTCCTTAGCCGGATTTGAAGAAACCTTAATGGCGCTACAACCTCAATCTATTCCCGTAATTGGCTTTACAGGGCCTCCCGGAGCCGGTAAAAGCACCCTCTTAAACGCAACCGTAACGCAATTATTGAGTGAAGAAAAAAAAGTGGGACTCTTGCTTATTGACCCTTCATCGCCCTTTAATCTCGGTGCCATACTTGGCGACAGATTGCGCTTGAGTGCTCACTTTAACCACCCCAATTTATTTATACGATCCATTGCCACGCGTGGCTTGCTGGGTGGGCTAAGCCACACTATTGTAGAAGTATTGGAAGTAATGAAAAGCTATACTTTCGACTATATTTTTATTGAAACTGTTGGCGTAGGACAAAGTGAAGTTGAAATTGCCGGACTTGCGGATAAAACAATAGTAATACTGGTTCCCGAAGCTGGCGATAGCGTGCAAACCATGAAAGCCGGCATTATGGAAATTGCCGATGTTTTTGTGGTGAACAAAGCCGATAGAGCCGATGCCGAAAGCATGGTGCAAGCCTTACAAACTCAATTGCACCTTGCCGATAAAGATTACATTCCGGTAATAAAAACTATAGCTGTAGAAAATAGTGGCATTACAGAACTCATTTCAACTTTCAGCGAAAAAACGAGTGTAAACGAAAACCGAAAAACACAACTCCTACTTTCAAAAGCACTCACAATTATTCAACGCGAAAAGATGAAACACTTTGATGTATCTGCATTTTCAAGAGATTT includes:
- the meaB gene encoding methylmalonyl Co-A mutase-associated GTPase MeaB, producing MHFSSITNFATLAKAITQVENSLAGFEETLMALQPQSIPVIGFTGPPGAGKSTLLNATVTQLLSEEKKVGLLLIDPSSPFNLGAILGDRLRLSAHFNHPNLFIRSIATRGLLGGLSHTIVEVLEVMKSYTFDYIFIETVGVGQSEVEIAGLADKTIVILVPEAGDSVQTMKAGIMEIADVFVVNKADRADAESMVQALQTQLHLADKDYIPVIKTIAVENSGITELISTFSEKTSVNENRKTQLLLSKALTIIQREKMKHFDVSAFSRDLKEAVTMENFSLYRFVKKYF